TTCGCGGCGCTGGAACCCACCCTCACGACGGTCTCCTCCGAATCCGCCTTCGCGGCGCTGGAACCCACCCTCACGGCGATCTCCACCAAATCCGCCTTCACGGCGTTTGAAGCCTCCTTCGCGACGGTCACCACCGAATCCGCCTTCGCGGCGCTGGAACCCACCCTCACGGCGATCTCCACCGAATCCGCCTTCGCGGCGCTGGAACCCACCCTCACGGCGATCTCCACCAAATCCGCCTTCACGGCGCTGGAAGCCTCCCTCGCGGCGGTCTCCTCTGAATCCGCCTTCGCGGCGCTGGAAGCCTCCCTCACGACGATTTCCACCGAATCCGCGTTCACGGGGACGGAACCCGGAATCATCCCGAAGGTCTTCACCTTCCTTGATTTCATCCTCGTCCTCCGTATCCGCAAAGCGGGTCTTCATTTCCGGAGTAGGTTCATAAGAATCCCCGGCTTCAAAATCTTCCGGATTAAATACATAACCTTCATCGGAATCAGCGCTCTTCCCGCCCTGTTCTCCCTTGGCGGAAGTCCCGGCGACAAGCTGGGAAGCGCCCAGGTACTTGCGCTGGCGGGGAGGATTCTTCAGCAGAAGGGCTACGTCCGCATCATCCAGGAATCTCCAGCTTCCGGGTTCCAGATCGCCCCCCCACAGGGAACCGATGCGCACGCGCACCAGCTTGCGGACTCGGAGGCCCAGGCACTGGAACATCTGGCGCACCTGGCGCTTCAGCCCCTGTTCCAGAACAATGCAGGCGCGGCGCGCGGAAGCGCGGCAGACGTACTTGGCCTTGGCATTGCCTTCCGGAATGCGGACTCCGCGCAGAAACTGCATCAGCACGGAATTGTCAAAATTCTGATCTACCGTCACCCAGTATTCCTTCTCAATCCCGCCGGTGGGGTGGGAAAGGGTCTGGGTCAGTTCCCCCTTGTTCGTCATGATCAGGAGGCCTTCGGAATCGGCATCCAGCCGTCCCACGTAATTCAAATGGCGCAGGCGCGGCGGCAGCAGGTCGTAAACAGTGCCTATGGCCCCCTGGGCTTCACGGCTGCATACGTACCCGCGGGGCTTGTTCAACAGCACCACGACTTCCTCCATGGGGGTCATGTGGCGGCCGTCCACTTTCACGAAATCTTTCTCCGTCACCCTCATTCCGGGCGTATCAATAACCTTCCCGTTCACTTCCACGCGTCCTTCCTCAATCAGTCTGTCGGCCACCCGGCGGGAATCAATGCCGCAGGATGCGAGGAATTTATTAATGCGGATACCTCCGTTTTCTTCGGAGCCATGTTGTTCTTCACTCATATTGGTATAATGTCCGCTATCTCAGCGGATGGTTTTGTATTGTTTGTATTACGGCAATTTGCGCCCCCAAAAAAAGAGGGAAGGCCTTCT
This DNA window, taken from Akkermansia muciniphila, encodes the following:
- a CDS encoding pseudouridine synthase codes for the protein MSEEQHGSEENGGIRINKFLASCGIDSRRVADRLIEEGRVEVNGKVIDTPGMRVTEKDFVKVDGRHMTPMEEVVVLLNKPRGYVCSREAQGAIGTVYDLLPPRLRHLNYVGRLDADSEGLLIMTNKGELTQTLSHPTGGIEKEYWVTVDQNFDNSVLMQFLRGVRIPEGNAKAKYVCRASARRACIVLEQGLKRQVRQMFQCLGLRVRKLVRVRIGSLWGGDLEPGSWRFLDDADVALLLKNPPRQRKYLGASQLVAGTSAKGEQGGKSADSDEGYVFNPEDFEAGDSYEPTPEMKTRFADTEDEDEIKEGEDLRDDSGFRPRERGFGGNRREGGFQRREGGFRGDRREGGFQRREGGFGGDRREGGFQRREGGFGGDRREGGFQRREGGFGGDRREGGFKRREGGFGGDRREGGFQRREGGFGGDRREGGFQRREGGFGGDRREGGFQRREGGFGGDRREGGFKRREGGFGGDRREGGFQRREGGFGGDRREGGFQRREGGFGGDRREGGFQRREGGFGGDRREGGFKRREGGFGGDRREGGFQRREGGFGGDRREGGFRKPGFGGRSSGGFSRGNRGR